The Legionella cincinnatiensis genome includes a region encoding these proteins:
- a CDS encoding alpha/beta fold hydrolase produces MKRSLSILLLFFCFFNNTLFASTMKLPDSNRFISYTEAGQGKPLVLIHAFPTDQRLWQPQLDGLKKHFHVITLDLWGFGQSSEVDGRAVSMSEYADEVKHLLDYLNIDKAIIAGESMGGYIALAFLQKYANQTAGLVLSNTQAIADSQETKATRESTALDVLENGIDNLRNGFMAKALSPNASEQTIAYLYHILTQQKPTAIASALRGMALREATSEVLATTTVPVLIITGEFDRVISPQQSVAMHALSKNSQLVILANARHLSNLEQPNLWNQSVIDKFTY; encoded by the coding sequence ATGAAACGATCCCTCTCAATTCTTCTTCTATTTTTTTGTTTTTTCAATAATACGCTGTTCGCCTCAACAATGAAGCTGCCTGATTCAAATCGATTTATTTCTTATACTGAAGCAGGTCAGGGAAAACCTCTTGTACTTATTCACGCATTTCCAACCGATCAACGCTTATGGCAACCTCAACTGGATGGGCTAAAAAAGCATTTTCATGTTATTACTTTAGATTTATGGGGCTTTGGTCAATCATCAGAGGTGGATGGAAGGGCAGTCTCTATGAGTGAATATGCGGATGAAGTAAAACACTTGTTAGATTACTTAAACATTGATAAAGCGATTATTGCGGGTGAGTCAATGGGTGGATATATCGCTCTTGCATTTTTGCAAAAATACGCAAATCAAACAGCAGGATTGGTGCTTTCTAATACTCAAGCTATAGCTGATAGCCAAGAAACGAAAGCTACGCGAGAAAGTACAGCTCTTGATGTATTGGAAAATGGAATAGATAATCTAAGAAATGGATTTATGGCAAAAGCTCTTTCTCCAAATGCTTCGGAGCAAACCATAGCCTATCTTTATCATATTTTAACGCAGCAAAAACCAACTGCTATTGCTTCTGCATTACGCGGCATGGCATTACGTGAGGCTACTTCAGAGGTGTTAGCTACAACTACAGTACCCGTGCTTATTATAACAGGCGAATTTGATAGGGTAATTTCTCCGCAACAAAGTGTCGCTATGCATGCTCTTTCTAAAAATAGTCAACTTGTTATTTTAGCTAATGCAAGACATTTATCTAATTTAGAACAACCAAATTTGTGGAATCAATCTGTGATTGATAAGTTTACTTATTAG
- a CDS encoding ProQ/FINO family protein — translation MDKQSLTTVKKDKLQIIDWLIEHFPNAFFKKGNQIKPLKIGIFDDIIDFYERLDSPPFSKKSLRDALSYYSASPAYLNCQKENAARIDIYGNEVDVVTPEQAKYAYQRYQERYNKKKNLEKKE, via the coding sequence ATGGATAAACAATCGTTAACTACAGTAAAAAAAGACAAACTCCAAATTATTGACTGGCTTATTGAACATTTCCCTAACGCTTTTTTTAAAAAAGGCAACCAAATAAAACCCCTAAAGATTGGTATATTTGACGATATCATTGATTTCTATGAGCGGTTGGATTCGCCTCCCTTTAGTAAAAAATCACTGCGTGATGCTTTAAGCTACTACAGTGCCTCTCCTGCCTATTTAAATTGTCAAAAAGAAAATGCAGCACGAATTGACATTTATGGCAATGAAGTTGACGTGGTTACCCCCGAACAGGCTAAATATGCCTATCAGCGTTACCAAGAACGATATAATAAAAAGAAGAACTTAGAAAAAAAAGAATAA
- a CDS encoding uracil-DNA glycosylase family protein: protein MEVFFDSSLQDNKVKNQFFLHHCHSEWKEILINALEAMDQDYLHQLMNTEDWLPGKERLLTAFSLPLTKTQYILLGESPYPRQESANGYAFWDNSVGSLWSLNGLSKRVNRATSLRNIIKMLLKARGDLKEDTSQASIALIDKSSLVQTANELFERMMQKGILLLNACLVYSEGKVPYHARKWMPFMQSIFAQLALIKPDIQLILLGKIAKTAALDKLPIGLIAEHPYNVSFITNPQVIHFFKSLDLLHHE from the coding sequence ATGGAAGTGTTTTTTGACTCTTCGCTACAGGATAATAAAGTGAAAAATCAATTTTTTTTACATCATTGTCATTCTGAATGGAAGGAGATTCTAATTAATGCTTTAGAAGCCATGGATCAAGACTATTTACACCAGCTTATGAATACCGAAGATTGGTTGCCAGGGAAAGAGCGATTATTAACAGCATTTAGTTTGCCGCTTACAAAAACTCAATATATTTTACTTGGTGAGTCGCCATATCCACGTCAGGAATCTGCAAATGGATATGCTTTTTGGGACAATTCGGTAGGAAGTTTATGGAGCTTAAATGGACTGAGTAAAAGGGTTAATAGAGCAACTTCTTTACGTAATATAATCAAAATGTTATTGAAAGCTCGTGGCGATCTCAAAGAGGATACTTCACAAGCAAGTATCGCTCTCATTGACAAAAGCTCATTGGTACAAACAGCAAATGAATTGTTTGAGAGAATGATGCAAAAAGGTATTTTATTACTCAATGCCTGCTTGGTTTATAGTGAAGGGAAAGTTCCATATCATGCACGTAAATGGATGCCTTTTATGCAAAGTATTTTTGCTCAACTTGCACTCATTAAACCAGATATTCAATTGATTTTGTTAGGCAAAATCGCAAAAACTGCTGCTCTTGATAAATTACCTATAGGTCTTATTGCGGAACACCCCTATAATGTTAGTTTTATTACGAATCCCCAAGTGATTCATTTTTTTAAATCTTTGGACTTATTACACCATGAGTAA
- a CDS encoding LegC2/C7 family Dot/Icm T4SS effector produces MASNEQELQEKLKTESNLSDKNRVLVEKTLAQMNFSNAAKQLLLDPNSPTTDLDSLQSIALTQEHLTQVKKSLAAIVDSLQDNPSLISRAAKFWGEIPLWQRILGGVAISGPTFLVGAAAHIGFLVTISGISALAYTTSGIILDDHHYHSQSIAQKLKEGIFGVAEVLELTIGALDSIRKKLAIEVERFKTENDRLAKEVTHLHDEVEMLSMQVECLQKTADLLNNQKIELEKIAITLKQDLGKNGELFKANQLELAKVKELHEKSLLQLSEQASQLSEVRKSMGNEVEKAKKIASTLETTVKFLTNTGINDSKQRQVFQEKLDKFLSEKTSGFDEVTERMSNAEKELSQVKSELKASNERYKILLDVQEKLIYRLQLLDQSVYSSMNPQSIQTPSQNPEQVKTGGLLSVLGFMSRPLWPSSVPKIDQKDQEISENKEPSEGIKLTQSL; encoded by the coding sequence ATGGCTAGTAATGAACAAGAACTTCAAGAAAAATTAAAAACCGAATCAAATCTGTCTGATAAAAATAGAGTCCTTGTTGAAAAAACATTAGCACAAATGAATTTTTCAAATGCGGCCAAACAATTATTATTGGATCCAAATAGCCCGACAACAGACTTAGATAGCTTGCAAAGTATTGCCCTAACGCAAGAGCACTTGACACAGGTCAAAAAAAGCCTGGCAGCGATTGTAGATAGTTTACAAGATAATCCCAGCCTTATTTCGCGGGCCGCTAAATTTTGGGGTGAGATCCCCTTATGGCAAAGAATTTTAGGCGGTGTTGCTATCTCCGGCCCCACATTTCTCGTAGGTGCTGCTGCGCATATTGGTTTTTTAGTGACTATTAGCGGTATAAGTGCCTTAGCCTATACCACCAGTGGTATTATTCTTGATGATCATCATTATCACAGTCAAAGCATTGCTCAAAAATTAAAAGAAGGAATTTTTGGTGTGGCCGAGGTTCTCGAATTAACTATTGGCGCATTAGACTCCATTCGTAAAAAATTAGCTATTGAAGTTGAGCGATTTAAAACTGAAAATGATAGGCTTGCTAAAGAGGTTACTCACTTACATGATGAAGTTGAAATGTTGAGTATGCAGGTCGAATGCTTACAAAAGACTGCGGATCTGTTGAACAATCAAAAAATAGAGCTTGAAAAAATCGCAATAACATTAAAGCAAGATTTAGGAAAAAATGGCGAGCTCTTTAAAGCAAATCAATTGGAACTTGCTAAAGTTAAAGAATTGCACGAAAAAAGCTTATTGCAATTGTCTGAACAAGCTTCTCAGTTATCAGAAGTAAGAAAATCGATGGGAAATGAAGTAGAAAAGGCAAAAAAAATCGCCTCAACTTTAGAAACAACTGTAAAATTTTTAACCAATACCGGAATTAATGACTCCAAGCAACGACAAGTATTTCAAGAAAAGCTTGATAAGTTTTTATCAGAAAAAACGAGTGGTTTTGATGAAGTTACTGAACGAATGAGTAATGCTGAAAAAGAGCTTTCACAAGTTAAATCTGAATTAAAAGCCAGTAACGAACGATATAAAATATTGTTAGACGTCCAAGAAAAGCTAATTTATCGTCTGCAACTTCTTGATCAAAGTGTATACTCAAGTATGAATCCTCAAAGTATACAAACTCCGTCCCAAAATCCAGAACAAGTAAAAACTGGAGGGTTACTGAGTGTTCTGGGATTTATGTCTAGACCTCTGTGGCCAAGTAGCGTGCCTAAAATTGACCAAAAAGATCAAGAAATAAGCGAAAATAAAGAGCCTAGTGAAGGAATAAAATTAACCCAATCTCTATAA
- a CDS encoding APC family permease, which yields MNHPKKVLSVFSLVMINVIAVDSLRTLPISAKLGLSLISYYVVAAFAFFIPVSLVAAELATAFPNTGGIYVWVREAFGKRAAFITIWLQWIYNVVWYPTILAFIAATLSYLFAPELGNNKFYLLSTVLVLFWLFTILNCFGMKISSILSTIGATIGTIFPMLFIIVLAVFWGMEGKPIAVGYSSNLLPNFESLGNLSLFAVVLFGLLGMEMSAVHAEEVKNPQHDYPKALFYSTILVISTLSLGSLAIVMVVPNENLSVVSGLIDAYAVFFKAYHMPWMTSIIAVLIILGGLSGVSAWIIGPTKGLMVSARDGSLPARFAQTNKYGVPTNILLAQALIFTILSTAFILLDSINAAYWMLSDLCAQMALLVYVFMFAAAIKLRYSKPHQHRAYTIPGGNKVMWLVSGIGILCCLVAILIGFVPPTQIPVGNVIIFESFLIGGLILFVLIPWFLAKKH from the coding sequence ATGAATCACCCCAAAAAGGTTTTAAGCGTCTTCTCTTTGGTAATGATTAACGTAATCGCTGTTGATAGTCTACGCACCCTACCCATCAGTGCAAAATTAGGACTATCCTTAATATCCTATTACGTTGTTGCCGCATTCGCTTTTTTTATTCCGGTTTCTCTTGTAGCAGCAGAATTAGCAACAGCATTTCCCAATACTGGGGGAATCTATGTGTGGGTTCGTGAAGCGTTTGGCAAACGAGCGGCGTTTATCACAATTTGGCTTCAATGGATATATAACGTAGTTTGGTATCCTACTATACTTGCATTTATAGCGGCTACACTATCGTATTTATTCGCTCCTGAATTAGGAAATAATAAATTTTATTTATTAAGCACTGTACTCGTATTATTTTGGTTATTCACCATCCTCAATTGTTTCGGGATGAAAATATCAAGCATCCTGAGCACCATTGGCGCAACCATTGGTACAATATTTCCGATGCTTTTCATTATTGTTCTCGCTGTATTTTGGGGAATGGAAGGAAAACCAATAGCCGTAGGTTACTCTTCTAATTTGTTACCGAACTTTGAGTCGTTAGGTAATTTATCACTTTTTGCGGTTGTCTTATTTGGTTTACTCGGCATGGAAATGTCTGCTGTGCATGCAGAAGAAGTTAAAAATCCTCAACACGATTATCCAAAAGCATTGTTTTATTCAACAATATTGGTTATTTCTACTCTTTCTTTAGGCTCCTTAGCGATTGTTATGGTCGTTCCTAATGAAAACTTAAGTGTCGTATCCGGGCTTATTGATGCTTATGCGGTATTTTTTAAAGCGTATCATATGCCTTGGATGACCTCAATAATCGCTGTGTTAATTATTTTAGGTGGACTTAGTGGTGTGTCAGCATGGATTATTGGGCCAACTAAAGGATTAATGGTCTCTGCACGTGATGGTTCCTTACCCGCAAGGTTTGCACAAACTAACAAATATGGCGTTCCAACGAACATTCTTTTGGCTCAAGCTCTGATTTTTACCATTTTAAGTACCGCTTTTATTTTGCTGGACTCTATCAATGCTGCCTATTGGATGCTCAGTGATTTATGCGCTCAAATGGCGTTATTAGTGTATGTCTTCATGTTTGCAGCAGCTATTAAGCTAAGATATAGCAAACCCCATCAACATCGAGCATATACTATTCCTGGAGGCAATAAAGTCATGTGGCTTGTATCGGGAATAGGTATTTTGTGTTGTCTCGTTGCTATTCTTATTGGTTTTGTACCACCCACTCAAATTCCAGTAGGCAATGTAATCATTTTTGAATCATTTCTAATTGGCGGATTAATTCTATTTGTATTAATTCCATGGTTTCTGGCTAAAAAACATTGA
- the putA gene encoding bifunctional proline dehydrogenase/L-glutamate gamma-semialdehyde dehydrogenase PutA: protein MLEKQIMQLPEGIRAAISQAYRVDELSLITELCEKATLGEQQLIAIRNSATKLVELVRTERKKNTGIDSFLTQYALSSDEGIALMCLAEALLRVPDSATIDNLIKDKLSGGDWKSHIGQSDSFFVNATTWALMLTGKILTPEKAQNTLTKSLMKLINRSSEAVVRKAVDKAMRIMSKQFVMGRTINEALTRAKKKEAQGYRYSYDMLGEAALTSVDANRYFEAYKRAIEAIGKQVAKDSDVYKRPGISIKLSALHPRYNESQYERVMAELSPKLLALACLAKEYGIALTVDAEESERLELSLDVIERVFNDDSLEGWNGFGLAVQSYQKRAFYVLDWIAALARRKKRRIMVRLIKGAYWDSEIKKTQMQGLAEYPVFTRKVFTDVSFQACAKKILTMTDAIYPQFATHNAYSVAMILNITGDYRDFEFQCLHGMGNELYQQIVPAERYGIPCRIYAPVGSHEDLLPYLVRRLLENGANSSFVNRIVDDKAPINTLVEDPVEKAQSLLHKMNKNIPLPEDIFQPSRKNSKGFDFSDRIERTLLQQKMAKIKLQQWVSGPIVAGNVISKGEEQPIESPQQMESIIGTVQNATLDDVEQALSQAIKAFPIWSSISVRERAACLNRFADLLQENDTELMALACLEAGKTMNDGIAEVREAIDFCRYYATQSQQILAQPLRLSGYTGELNELSLHPRGTVLCISPWNFPLAIFTGQVVAALATGNCVIAKPAEQTPLIAAYTVKLMHKAGIPEGVIQLLPGPGETIGAALVADKRIKAVLFTGSTDTAYLINRTLAARGGEIIPLIAETGGQNAMIVDSSALLEQVVVDAVNSAFGSAGQRCSALRVLFVQEEVYPRTIALLKGAMAELVVGDPRWLVTDVGPVIDKTALSTLTAHVENMKKRFEIIYQCSLDESLESGYFMPPTAIAIDHINALEKEVFGPVLHVIQFKRKDLDHVIEQINATGYGLTLGIHSRINETVEYIRQRVHAGNCYVNRNMIGAVVGLQPFGGEGLSGTGPKAGGPNYLIRLCHERTYTVDTTAAGGNASLMSLPD from the coding sequence ATGCTGGAAAAGCAGATCATGCAGTTACCCGAAGGAATACGAGCTGCCATTAGTCAAGCCTATCGTGTTGATGAGTTATCATTGATAACAGAGCTTTGTGAAAAAGCGACACTAGGTGAACAGCAATTGATTGCAATTAGAAACAGTGCAACTAAATTAGTTGAGTTAGTACGAACTGAGCGTAAAAAAAATACCGGTATTGATTCATTTTTGACACAATATGCTTTATCGAGTGATGAGGGTATTGCACTCATGTGTCTTGCTGAAGCATTACTTCGGGTGCCAGATAGCGCCACAATCGATAATTTAATTAAAGATAAATTATCTGGTGGTGACTGGAAATCTCACATTGGTCAAAGTGACTCATTTTTTGTAAATGCAACTACCTGGGCATTAATGTTAACCGGTAAGATACTTACCCCTGAAAAGGCACAAAATACTTTAACTAAATCACTAATGAAACTTATTAATCGCAGTAGTGAGGCAGTAGTTAGAAAAGCAGTCGATAAAGCAATGCGTATTATGAGCAAGCAATTTGTGATGGGACGTACCATCAACGAAGCGCTTACTCGAGCCAAAAAGAAAGAAGCTCAAGGTTATCGCTATTCTTACGATATGTTAGGTGAGGCGGCACTTACTTCTGTTGATGCGAACCGTTATTTTGAGGCCTATAAACGAGCAATAGAGGCTATAGGTAAACAGGTCGCAAAAGACTCTGATGTATATAAACGCCCGGGAATTTCTATTAAATTGTCTGCATTACATCCACGTTATAATGAAAGCCAATACGAACGGGTTATGGCTGAGTTGTCGCCTAAGTTATTAGCATTGGCTTGTTTAGCTAAGGAATACGGAATTGCTTTAACAGTTGATGCTGAGGAATCTGAGCGTTTAGAGCTATCCCTTGATGTAATCGAACGTGTTTTTAATGATGACAGTTTAGAAGGGTGGAACGGCTTCGGATTGGCGGTACAATCCTATCAAAAAAGAGCTTTTTATGTATTAGACTGGATTGCTGCATTGGCAAGAAGAAAGAAGCGACGAATAATGGTACGCTTAATTAAAGGTGCATATTGGGATAGTGAAATTAAGAAGACTCAAATGCAAGGATTGGCAGAATATCCTGTGTTTACTCGAAAAGTTTTTACCGATGTTTCTTTCCAAGCCTGTGCGAAAAAAATTCTAACTATGACTGATGCAATTTACCCACAGTTTGCCACACATAATGCTTACTCTGTTGCTATGATCTTGAATATCACTGGAGATTATCGAGATTTTGAGTTTCAATGTCTACATGGGATGGGTAATGAGCTGTATCAGCAAATCGTACCCGCAGAACGCTATGGAATCCCCTGTCGTATTTATGCGCCTGTAGGAAGTCATGAAGATTTATTACCCTATTTAGTAAGACGACTATTAGAAAATGGTGCCAACTCTTCATTTGTAAATCGTATTGTTGATGATAAAGCGCCCATCAATACCTTAGTTGAAGATCCTGTTGAAAAAGCGCAGTCTTTATTGCATAAAATGAATAAAAATATTCCTTTGCCAGAAGATATATTTCAACCCTCTAGAAAAAACTCTAAAGGTTTTGATTTTTCTGATCGCATCGAACGTACTTTGTTACAGCAAAAAATGGCAAAAATTAAACTACAACAATGGGTTTCAGGGCCTATTGTGGCAGGAAATGTTATTTCTAAAGGTGAGGAGCAACCAATAGAATCACCGCAACAAATGGAAAGTATCATTGGAACTGTTCAAAATGCAACCCTTGATGATGTGGAGCAAGCTTTATCACAAGCAATCAAAGCCTTTCCTATATGGTCAAGTATCTCTGTTCGAGAAAGAGCGGCATGTCTGAACCGTTTTGCTGATTTGTTGCAAGAAAATGATACTGAACTTATGGCTTTAGCCTGTCTTGAAGCGGGTAAAACAATGAATGATGGCATCGCTGAGGTGCGGGAGGCAATTGATTTCTGTCGTTATTATGCGACCCAGTCACAGCAAATATTGGCCCAACCTTTACGCTTGTCGGGTTATACAGGCGAATTAAATGAGTTAAGTCTCCATCCACGCGGAACAGTATTATGCATTAGCCCATGGAATTTTCCCTTAGCTATTTTTACCGGTCAAGTTGTTGCCGCGCTCGCTACTGGAAATTGTGTCATAGCAAAACCCGCAGAACAAACTCCATTAATCGCCGCATATACCGTTAAATTAATGCATAAAGCAGGAATTCCGGAAGGAGTAATACAATTGCTTCCTGGTCCTGGCGAAACGATTGGTGCTGCATTAGTGGCGGATAAAAGAATAAAAGCAGTTCTCTTTACGGGATCAACAGACACTGCATATCTTATTAATCGCACTTTGGCGGCACGCGGTGGTGAAATTATTCCTTTAATTGCTGAAACAGGGGGCCAAAATGCGATGATTGTTGACTCTTCTGCTCTGTTAGAACAAGTAGTTGTTGATGCAGTAAATTCTGCTTTTGGAAGTGCAGGCCAAAGATGCTCGGCATTACGTGTATTATTTGTTCAAGAAGAAGTTTATCCCAGGACAATAGCACTTTTAAAAGGTGCAATGGCTGAATTAGTCGTTGGTGATCCGCGTTGGTTAGTCACTGATGTGGGACCTGTTATTGATAAAACTGCCTTATCTACATTAACCGCTCATGTAGAGAATATGAAAAAACGTTTTGAAATTATTTATCAATGTTCATTAGATGAGTCACTTGAATCAGGCTATTTTATGCCACCGACTGCTATTGCAATAGATCACATTAATGCATTAGAGAAAGAAGTATTTGGCCCAGTGTTGCATGTAATTCAATTCAAGAGAAAGGATTTGGATCATGTTATTGAACAAATTAATGCTACCGGTTATGGTTTAACTTTAGGAATTCATAGTCGAATTAATGAAACTGTTGAGTATATCAGGCAAAGAGTCCATGCGGGCAATTGTTATGTGAACCGCAATATGATAGGTGCTGTTGTAGGCTTACAACCTTTTGGAGGCGAAGGGTTATCGGGAACGGGACCCAAAGCTGGTGGACCTAATTATTTAATTAGACTTTGTCATGAGCGGACCTATACCGTAGATACTACTGCTGCAGGTGGTAATGCGAGTTTAATGTCTTTGCCGGATTAA
- the ubiG gene encoding bifunctional 2-polyprenyl-6-hydroxyphenol methylase/3-demethylubiquinol 3-O-methyltransferase UbiG, translated as MSNTETTINPEEINKFAQHAKLWWDTEGPLRTLHDINGIRLDFIQQHISLSHLSVLDVGCGGGILCEAMANAGAKVTGIDAEIETILVAQEHAKEGHLNIDYLCTSVEAYKNQCFDVITCMEMLEHVQNPELVLQHCRRLLKPKGFLFLSTISRTIKAYATAIIAAEYLLNLLPKQTHDYKKFIKPSELLAIARSFGFQLSDMKGMDYNPFLRKASLGTDLKVNYLLALQG; from the coding sequence ATGAGTAATACAGAAACGACTATTAATCCCGAAGAAATTAATAAGTTTGCTCAACATGCTAAGTTATGGTGGGATACTGAAGGGCCGTTAAGAACATTACATGATATTAACGGTATACGTCTTGATTTTATACAGCAACATATTTCATTATCTCATTTAAGTGTTTTAGATGTAGGATGTGGTGGCGGTATTCTTTGTGAAGCTATGGCAAATGCAGGCGCAAAAGTTACTGGTATTGATGCTGAAATTGAGACAATTCTTGTTGCGCAGGAGCATGCAAAAGAAGGTCATCTAAATATTGATTATTTGTGTACTTCTGTTGAAGCATATAAAAATCAGTGCTTTGATGTAATAACTTGTATGGAAATGCTGGAGCATGTACAGAATCCTGAGCTGGTTTTGCAACATTGTAGACGCTTGCTTAAGCCAAAGGGTTTTTTATTTTTATCAACGATTAGTAGAACTATTAAAGCCTATGCTACTGCAATTATAGCTGCGGAATATTTATTAAATTTATTACCTAAACAAACACATGATTATAAGAAATTTATAAAACCCAGTGAATTACTTGCTATAGCTCGTTCGTTTGGATTTCAATTGAGTGATATGAAAGGAATGGATTATAACCCTTTTTTAAGAAAAGCCTCCCTGGGGACTGATTTGAAAGTTAATTATTTATTAGCATTACAAGGATGA
- a CDS encoding murein L,D-transpeptidase catalytic domain family protein: protein MNTLLTLISTLILTSNITTSTASFAQSETDINTKVEHLSHKAPQLNKKVLKLALTAYKNASKKGSVKKPVLTVIDYSLPSNKQRMWIFDLRRERLLYNTYVAHGRNSGVNRASHFSNIPSSKQSSLGTYITKDTYIGSKGYSLNLQGLEKGINDNALSRRVVIHGAWYVEPDFIKRAGRAGLSWGCPAVAQTLAKPVINTIKNGSVIFAYFPDRKFLSRSGYLVG from the coding sequence ATGAATACTTTGTTGACTCTAATCTCAACCTTGATTTTGACCAGTAATATTACAACGAGCACCGCTTCGTTTGCTCAGTCTGAAACTGACATTAATACCAAAGTAGAACACTTAAGCCATAAGGCTCCACAGTTAAACAAGAAAGTACTAAAGCTTGCTTTAACTGCTTATAAAAATGCAAGCAAAAAAGGTAGTGTTAAAAAACCTGTATTGACTGTGATTGATTACTCTTTACCCTCAAATAAGCAACGTATGTGGATCTTTGATCTTCGTAGAGAACGTCTTCTTTATAATACCTATGTTGCACATGGTAGAAATTCTGGTGTAAATAGAGCAAGTCATTTTTCTAATATCCCTTCTAGTAAACAATCCAGTTTAGGAACTTACATTACAAAAGATACTTATATTGGTAGTAAAGGATATTCCTTAAACCTACAAGGCCTAGAGAAAGGCATCAACGATAATGCATTAAGTAGACGCGTAGTGATACATGGTGCATGGTATGTAGAGCCAGACTTTATAAAAAGAGCTGGGCGTGCCGGATTATCCTGGGGTTGTCCTGCAGTTGCACAAACTCTTGCAAAACCAGTGATTAATACAATCAAAAATGGTTCTGTAATTTTTGCTTATTTTCCTGATAGGAAGTTTTTATCACGCTCTGGCTACTTAGTAGGATAA
- a CDS encoding hydrolase, with amino-acid sequence MKSIYKKLITRITNSQKTMVEQLHQFCEINSSTSNLPGLAQMSDALHTAYKPIADTIQIQKLPPISLIDMSGNTQVQISGDALLIRKRPHLKRRVLLSGHMDTVYSPESPFQKLTYINDNCINGPGVADMKGGLIVMLHALSAFEQDEDALKLGWDVLINADEEIGSPASSMLFDELAAHYQAALVYEPAMTEKGTLAKNRKGSGKLTLIATGKSAHAGRDFSEGRNAICYLAEAVCAINVLNGKRDGVTINIGKIAGGQALNVVPDKAVAQLDIRINLPEDEFWVRTEFDKIIQQLKRPDYSLSLYGDFGRPVKRINSGTERLFHRIQHIGKELGISIDWKDSGGCCDGNNIAKHGIPVLDSLGVRGGKIHSEEEYILLDSLPERTALSTLLLLDLAQGGLEDLTK; translated from the coding sequence ATGAAAAGCATATATAAAAAGCTCATAACTAGAATAACAAATAGCCAAAAAACAATGGTAGAACAACTCCATCAGTTTTGTGAGATCAATTCTAGTACATCCAATTTACCGGGATTGGCACAAATGAGTGATGCTTTACATACTGCATATAAGCCAATCGCAGATACAATTCAAATACAAAAACTTCCTCCAATCTCCCTTATTGATATGTCAGGCAATACCCAAGTACAAATCAGCGGTGATGCGTTATTGATTAGAAAAAGACCTCACTTAAAAAGGCGAGTATTACTCAGTGGGCATATGGACACAGTTTATTCTCCAGAAAGTCCCTTCCAGAAATTAACTTATATAAATGATAATTGCATTAATGGGCCAGGTGTAGCCGACATGAAAGGAGGACTTATTGTCATGTTGCATGCCCTATCTGCTTTTGAACAAGATGAGGATGCACTAAAGCTCGGTTGGGATGTACTGATCAATGCAGATGAAGAAATTGGATCTCCCGCATCAAGTATGCTTTTTGATGAGTTAGCTGCACACTATCAGGCAGCACTAGTTTATGAACCAGCAATGACTGAAAAAGGCACTTTGGCCAAAAATCGCAAAGGAAGCGGTAAGTTAACTCTTATTGCTACAGGAAAATCAGCGCATGCAGGTCGTGATTTTTCGGAAGGACGTAATGCAATTTGTTATTTGGCTGAAGCAGTATGTGCCATTAATGTACTTAATGGAAAACGTGATGGAGTAACCATTAATATCGGTAAAATTGCAGGAGGCCAAGCACTTAATGTTGTTCCTGATAAAGCCGTGGCACAGCTTGATATACGTATTAATCTGCCTGAAGATGAGTTTTGGGTACGAACTGAGTTCGATAAAATCATTCAGCAACTCAAACGCCCAGATTATTCTTTGAGTCTATACGGCGATTTTGGTAGACCAGTGAAACGTATAAATTCTGGTACGGAACGCTTATTTCATCGCATTCAGCATATAGGAAAAGAGCTAGGCATTTCTATAGATTGGAAAGATAGTGGTGGCTGTTGTGATGGTAACAATATAGCAAAACACGGAATACCTGTTTTAGACTCACTCGGAGTTAGAGGAGGTAAGATTCATAGTGAAGAAGAATATATATTATTAGACAGCTTGCCAGAACGTACTGCATTGAGTACGTTACTTTTACTGGATTTAGCACAAGGTGGTTTAGAGGACCTAACAAAATGA